From Flavobacterium sp. 102, a single genomic window includes:
- a CDS encoding DUF6443 domain-containing protein, which translates to MKKISLIILIILQSLFGIAQDFGLNPTSQRIGKRESSISSLMRFEDIPANHYTGIPNVTVPICTLPTRSKDISVDLSLGYHPSSVVIYGETAGDCGLGWSLFDGGAISRTTFEKPDEMAISLGQNESNDVYQFNFMGNSGRFYLEKDDQGILNIKLLSNKNSKLVITFTYDPTTYVVNTFTIYDDKGYQYQFTDVDTQTYYDENNVASYSYKSAYHLSKVIDNNGKDLLLYNYDAYTRTVNSNYTDSYKKINEIVADGHGKISYVYNFTGPKIYNENLRIERIELRDFNNELIQKSTLIYDGQNLLRVDLRTTGVFYYEFNYKSNNFPTSGSYQPDEWGYRVYKPTCFFVYPFQNNEENFNSVYYTAGILNQMRIPSGGSVNFEYESNTYSYYTRDANGNWVLQVPHNFYTEEKPENQVISTLAQKEFIGDGSNTLTFTVPGTPNQNAEYFISAETIPFSIPGFYDDQGNLATLHPKFTISGYGFSANTTLGNTSSLNLCLGESYFLRQGQTYTITLNAPGGNNINKKGTIIISKKELKEIPEGIYYGGGIRIKKIAYFDKNIVNYFENKSTFNASGIFPSKELNYSYNFFENPTRSSGFITLPEINDDFANSRIIREAVGYKNVTIAEIGNGKQQLTFTSPLDPIVTSGSPIGLDGIYYDYKRGLLINRKIFTEQNYLLTDTDFNYGFVETITPLINYSNPALNERVGWAKLTQKISRSYFSNSIIPNTVTENYEYNDQIRKLTSSTITNSLGETLKTQYSYHIGNSIHSQNRIGEIEKIETFRGTDLLFTKKINFSNSWIGNVSFLPNIIQTSKGTQPLENVSRITAYDEFSNPLEMRNENGAFVTYLWGYNKTQIIAKIENATNSQVATALGVGNVADVNETNLSAINDLRTNTNLVNSMITTYTYKPLIGVSTITDAKNEKVVYEYNTENRVSFIKSGDNKIITQNIYYDKTDDNDLNAFSNLHYKSETSNPLVTPSITDAVISKVFFDGLGRPVQEIGHQLSNTGKDIVSHIEYDNFGKKTKEYLPYANSAASLLYNPNAKTELLNYPEYAGQFPYSEVRYEASPLNRVLEQAAPGVDWQINNPDKHTIRYEYFTNTLSDNVKKITATADENSYASLGYYGISITDAGFYPANQLVKIVLKNENWKSSDGLNNTIEEYKDKQGRLVLKRVYAVSVVNGVEINTFHDTYMVYDQYGNLTYVLPPKADGSTSTQVIDELCYQYRYDQRNRLVEKKVPGKQWEFIVYDKINRVVAVGPTLSPFTDAPANSYGWFIAKYDGLNRKIISAWHTGTTTSSGRRNLQNSYTNTSTSLSENKSNQDTTVNNVAFRYSNNAFPTDYHVLTVDYYDNYSFTGAPTNFSTILNDNSQIVYYNNTTLKPTGLLTGSWKRYLEAVNATPVKGELSHVLYDKKARPVRVRVENFLGGYTQLDSKIDFAGKVLFAETKHKRLNNDPTEIYIKEVFTYSSQDRLLTHTHQIGLADTPEVLTQNSYNELGRLISKKVGHTLSDPLQKVDYSYNIRGWLTEINKVNDLIDSPRNDVFAFKINYNQVENAFNYTGTPQYNGNISETYWRTSNDEIERKYGYEYDHLNRLKNAIYQKPGSANEVTNSYNESVKYDKNGNIMFLQRNGEYDDPSPTQTMQIDDLTYSYDLSNGTNRLMKVTDATNFIRGFDDDSNGTNDAENDYSYDANGNLTGDQNKGIVSIKYNHLNQPLEIVFSGSSIRKINFLYTADGNRVQKVMKNGTTTTVTDYLGGFQYNKLNATAAVRLQFIATSEGYVNNTVAGGVNNYNYIYTYKDHLGNVRLLYTRNATNVKVLEETNYYPFGLEHTNYNWDKEYYEAVQSGEVTISKGVAIPYKYKFNGQERQDEFSLKTTAMDFREYDNATGRFSSIDLLAENSMEMTPYHFGNNNPNYWADPSGLNVEHLNSGIPWLDAMWANSESNQETNWVNNGSTFEQYQVLQGVTPGSGNPMSTIFIGFDGFVFTADAIPLREAVVINYFHGYDYADGIGQLTNATTVFWGASQLGVNHLRQFNLASSVGEAFGIGTQVAAPRLKAFTNTLGAWGNRAGLAGYGLSALVIGSKLLTGQTVTTAETAGFGINTALVLAGSIAAGTAAAPIVATAALIYGALELGSYIYNGKTLEQNIIGQ; encoded by the coding sequence AATCAGTTTAATAATATTGATCATATTGCAAAGTTTGTTCGGAATTGCACAAGATTTTGGTTTGAACCCTACTTCACAAAGAATAGGGAAAAGAGAATCTTCAATTTCATCATTAATGCGTTTTGAAGATATACCTGCAAATCATTATACAGGAATACCCAATGTTACTGTTCCGATTTGTACTTTACCCACTCGAAGTAAAGACATATCTGTTGATTTGAGCCTTGGTTATCATCCTTCGTCTGTAGTTATTTATGGTGAAACAGCAGGTGATTGCGGTCTTGGATGGAGTTTATTTGATGGTGGTGCTATATCAAGAACAACTTTTGAAAAACCAGATGAGATGGCAATCTCATTGGGACAGAATGAATCAAATGATGTATATCAATTTAATTTTATGGGTAATTCAGGAAGATTCTATCTTGAGAAAGATGATCAAGGAATTTTAAATATTAAGCTTTTATCAAATAAAAACTCGAAACTAGTTATAACATTCACCTATGATCCAACCACCTATGTAGTAAATACTTTTACTATTTATGATGATAAGGGTTATCAATATCAATTTACTGATGTTGACACTCAAACCTATTATGATGAAAATAATGTAGCAAGTTACAGTTATAAAAGTGCTTATCATTTATCAAAGGTTATTGATAATAACGGTAAAGATTTATTGCTTTACAATTATGATGCTTACACACGCACAGTAAATTCAAATTATACTGATAGTTATAAAAAAATAAATGAAATTGTAGCTGATGGACATGGAAAAATATCATATGTATATAATTTTACAGGACCAAAAATATATAATGAAAATTTAAGGATTGAAAGAATTGAATTAAGAGATTTCAATAATGAACTGATACAAAAATCTACACTTATTTATGATGGACAAAATTTATTAAGGGTTGATTTAAGAACTACTGGGGTGTTTTATTATGAGTTCAATTACAAGAGCAATAATTTCCCAACCAGCGGAAGTTATCAACCAGATGAATGGGGTTACAGGGTATATAAACCAACATGCTTTTTCGTATATCCTTTTCAAAATAACGAAGAAAATTTTAACTCAGTATATTATACAGCTGGTATTTTAAATCAAATGAGAATACCAAGCGGTGGTTCTGTTAATTTTGAATACGAATCAAACACATATTCCTATTATACTCGAGATGCTAACGGAAATTGGGTTTTACAAGTTCCACATAATTTTTACACAGAAGAAAAGCCAGAAAATCAAGTTATAAGTACTTTAGCACAGAAAGAGTTTATAGGAGATGGATCAAACACCTTGACTTTTACTGTTCCTGGGACACCAAATCAAAATGCTGAATATTTTATTAGCGCCGAAACAATTCCTTTTTCAATTCCTGGTTTCTATGATGATCAAGGTAATTTAGCAACTCTTCATCCAAAATTTACTATAAGTGGTTACGGATTTAGCGCAAATACCACACTTGGAAATACAAGCTCCCTAAATCTTTGCTTAGGAGAAAGCTATTTTTTGCGTCAAGGGCAAACTTATACAATAACTTTAAATGCACCTGGAGGAAATAATATCAATAAAAAAGGTACAATAATAATAAGCAAAAAAGAATTGAAAGAAATTCCAGAAGGGATTTATTATGGTGGCGGAATTAGAATAAAAAAAATAGCCTATTTTGATAAAAATATTGTCAATTATTTTGAAAACAAAAGTACTTTTAATGCCTCTGGAATTTTCCCTTCCAAAGAGTTAAACTATTCTTATAACTTTTTTGAAAATCCGACAAGAAGTAGTGGCTTTATAACCCTTCCCGAAATTAATGACGACTTCGCCAATTCAAGAATCATAAGAGAAGCAGTTGGATATAAAAATGTTACTATAGCAGAAATAGGTAATGGTAAACAACAATTAACTTTTACTTCTCCCCTTGATCCTATTGTCACTTCTGGCTCACCAATTGGTCTTGATGGAATATATTATGATTATAAACGTGGTTTGTTAATAAATAGAAAAATATTTACTGAGCAAAATTATCTATTGACCGACACGGATTTTAATTATGGGTTCGTTGAAACGATTACCCCTCTTATCAATTATAGTAATCCCGCTTTAAATGAAAGAGTGGGTTGGGCAAAATTGACTCAAAAAATTTCTCGAAGTTATTTCTCGAACAGTATCATACCCAATACTGTAACAGAAAACTACGAATATAATGATCAAATACGAAAATTAACTAGTAGCACTATAACTAATAGTCTTGGTGAAACACTTAAAACACAATATAGTTATCATATTGGTAATTCTATACACTCCCAAAATAGAATAGGTGAGATTGAAAAAATAGAAACTTTTAGAGGAACCGATTTATTGTTTACAAAGAAAATTAATTTTTCTAATTCATGGATCGGTAATGTTTCTTTTTTACCCAATATTATTCAAACCTCAAAAGGTACTCAACCACTTGAAAATGTATCTAGAATAACGGCTTATGATGAATTTAGTAACCCACTCGAAATGCGTAATGAAAATGGCGCATTTGTAACCTATTTGTGGGGTTACAACAAAACGCAAATAATTGCCAAAATTGAAAATGCAACCAATAGCCAAGTTGCTACTGCTCTTGGTGTAGGTAATGTTGCAGATGTGAATGAGACTAATTTGTCGGCTATTAATGATTTGCGCACTAATACGAACTTAGTCAATTCGATGATTACTACTTATACTTATAAACCTTTAATTGGAGTCAGTACAATAACCGATGCCAAAAACGAAAAAGTAGTTTATGAGTATAATACAGAAAATAGAGTGTCTTTCATAAAGAGTGGTGATAATAAAATTATCACCCAAAATATTTATTATGATAAGACAGATGATAATGACTTAAATGCATTCAGTAATTTACATTATAAATCCGAAACCTCTAATCCACTTGTAACACCAAGTATTACAGATGCAGTTATCAGTAAAGTATTTTTTGATGGACTTGGGCGACCAGTTCAAGAAATTGGTCATCAACTCTCTAACACGGGAAAAGATATAGTATCGCACATAGAATATGACAATTTTGGAAAAAAAACAAAAGAGTATTTACCCTATGCAAATAGCGCAGCGAGTTTACTATATAACCCTAACGCTAAAACAGAGTTGTTAAATTATCCTGAGTATGCAGGACAATTTCCTTACAGCGAAGTGAGATATGAGGCTTCACCACTTAATAGGGTTTTAGAACAAGCAGCACCGGGCGTGGATTGGCAAATAAACAATCCTGATAAGCATACCATACGATATGAATATTTTACCAATACCCTTAGTGATAATGTAAAAAAAATAACTGCAACTGCGGATGAAAATAGTTATGCTTCTCTAGGCTATTATGGTATTTCTATCACTGACGCAGGTTTTTATCCAGCGAATCAATTGGTTAAAATTGTACTAAAAAATGAAAACTGGAAATCTAGTGATGGTTTAAATAATACAATTGAAGAGTATAAAGACAAACAAGGCAGATTGGTTTTAAAGCGTGTTTATGCCGTTTCCGTGGTTAATGGGGTAGAAATTAATACATTTCATGACACTTATATGGTATATGACCAGTATGGTAATTTAACTTATGTATTGCCTCCAAAAGCTGATGGATCAACTTCTACACAAGTTATCGATGAATTGTGTTATCAATACCGTTATGATCAAAGAAACAGATTAGTTGAGAAAAAAGTTCCCGGAAAACAATGGGAATTTATTGTTTATGACAAAATTAACCGAGTTGTAGCAGTAGGCCCAACGCTTTCGCCCTTTACCGATGCACCTGCCAATAGTTATGGATGGTTTATTGCAAAATATGATGGATTAAACCGCAAAATTATATCAGCTTGGCATACTGGTACAACAACTAGTTCTGGCAGAAGGAACTTGCAAAACAGTTACACCAATACTTCAACTTCTTTAAGCGAAAATAAGTCGAATCAAGATACAACCGTTAATAATGTTGCTTTTAGGTATAGTAATAATGCATTCCCAACAGATTATCATGTTTTAACAGTTGATTACTATGATAATTATTCTTTTACTGGCGCACCAACAAACTTTTCTACCATCCTAAACGATAATAGTCAAATAGTTTATTACAATAATACTACATTAAAGCCAACTGGACTTCTAACAGGAAGTTGGAAGCGCTATTTAGAAGCTGTTAACGCTACACCTGTAAAAGGGGAGTTGTCGCATGTGTTATATGATAAAAAGGCACGTCCGGTAAGAGTAAGAGTAGAGAATTTTTTGGGAGGTTATACTCAATTAGATAGTAAGATTGATTTTGCCGGAAAAGTACTTTTTGCTGAAACCAAACACAAACGCCTAAATAACGATCCGACTGAAATTTATATTAAGGAAGTGTTTACCTATAGCTCACAAGATCGTTTACTGACACATACCCATCAAATAGGTCTTGCAGATACACCGGAAGTATTGACGCAAAATAGCTATAATGAACTGGGAAGATTGATTTCAAAGAAAGTGGGGCACACTTTGAGTGATCCACTGCAAAAGGTAGATTATAGCTATAACATTAGAGGATGGCTTACCGAAATAAACAAAGTAAATGATTTAATAGATTCGCCACGCAATGATGTATTTGCGTTCAAAATTAATTACAATCAGGTTGAAAATGCGTTCAATTATACAGGTACACCCCAATATAATGGTAATATTAGCGAGACATACTGGCGAACTTCAAATGATGAAATTGAACGTAAGTATGGCTATGAATATGACCATTTGAATAGATTGAAAAATGCGATTTATCAGAAACCTGGTAGTGCAAATGAAGTTACGAATAGTTATAACGAAAGTGTCAAATATGACAAAAATGGAAATATCATGTTCTTGCAACGTAATGGTGAGTATGACGACCCTAGTCCAACTCAAACTATGCAAATTGATGATTTAACCTATAGCTACGACCTTTCTAATGGCACTAATCGTTTAATGAAAGTAACCGATGCTACTAATTTTATTAGAGGTTTTGACGATGACAGTAATGGTACCAATGATGCTGAAAATGACTATAGTTATGATGCAAATGGTAATTTGACAGGCGACCAAAATAAGGGAATAGTCAGCATAAAATATAACCATTTAAACCAGCCACTAGAAATAGTATTTAGTGGAAGTTCTATTAGAAAAATTAATTTTCTTTATACAGCAGATGGCAATCGGGTACAGAAAGTTATGAAAAATGGCACAACTACAACTGTTACTGATTATCTGGGGGGATTTCAATACAATAAACTTAATGCTACGGCTGCTGTAAGATTGCAGTTTATTGCCACATCCGAGGGATATGTAAACAACACGGTAGCGGGTGGTGTAAACAATTATAATTATATTTACACCTATAAAGATCATTTAGGGAATGTAAGGCTTCTTTACACACGAAATGCAACCAATGTTAAGGTATTAGAAGAAACAAATTATTATCCATTTGGGCTTGAGCACACCAATTATAACTGGGATAAAGAATATTATGAAGCAGTGCAGTCGGGTGAGGTAACAATTAGCAAGGGTGTAGCTATTCCGTATAAGTATAAATTTAATGGTCAAGAAAGGCAGGATGAGTTTAGTTTAAAAACCACTGCCATGGATTTTCGTGAATATGATAATGCTACCGGAAGGTTTAGCAGTATTGATTTATTGGCAGAGAATTCGATGGAAATGACGCCTTATCATTTTGGGAATAATAATCCTAATTATTGGGCAGATCCAAGCGGGTTGAATGTTGAACATTTGAATAGTGGCATCCCTTGGCTTGATGCTATGTGGGCAAACAGCGAATCGAATCAGGAGACAAATTGGGTTAATAATGGTAGCACATTCGAGCAGTATCAAGTTCTTCAAGGAGTGACACCCGGATCTGGTAATCCGATGTCTACTATTTTTATTGGATTTGATGGGTTCGTTTTTACTGCTGATGCTATACCTTTGCGAGAGGCAGTGGTTATAAATTATTTTCACGGTTATGATTATGCTGATGGTATAGGGCAACTTACAAATGCAACAACAGTTTTTTGGGGTGCAAGCCAATTAGGAGTTAATCATTTAAGACAGTTTAATTTAGCATCAAGTGTAGGAGAAGCATTTGGAATAGGAACACAAGTAGCAGCACCTAGACTTAAAGCATTTACTAATACTTTAGGAGCTTGGGGTAATCGAGCGGGCTTGGCGGGGTATGGTTTGTCAGCTTTAGTAATAGGTTCTAAACTTTTAACAGGTCAAACTGTTACTACGGCTGAAACGGCAGGTTTTGGAATAAATACAGCATTAGTTTTAGCAGGTTCCATAGCAGCAGGGACTGCGGCGGCTCCTATTGTAGCTACAGCAGCTCTAATTTATGGAGCGCTTGAATTAGGATCTTATATTTATAATGGTAAAACATTAGAACAAAACATTATAGGACAATGA
- a CDS encoding helix-turn-helix domain-containing protein, producing the protein MNKEDKKELLVKFGGNLRKLRLEKGFTQEQLANELGVEVSQISRIERGVINTSVIMLYSISHILNIPVATFFDLD; encoded by the coding sequence GTGAATAAAGAAGATAAAAAAGAACTACTGGTAAAATTTGGAGGTAACCTAAGAAAGCTAAGGCTAGAAAAAGGATTTACCCAAGAACAACTCGCTAATGAATTAGGAGTTGAAGTTTCTCAGATAAGTAGAATTGAAAGAGGTGTTATCAATACATCGGTCATAATGCTATATAGCATTTCACATATTTTAAATATTCCTGTAGCTACTTTTTTTGACCTCGATTGA
- a CDS encoding AAA family ATPase, producing the protein MKLQIAQRHQVKLRLGLSGASGFGKTYSALLLAYGITNDWTKIAIIDTENGSASLYSHLGDYNALTLEEPYNPERYIQAIETCEKSGMEVIIIDSITHEWNGKGGCLELHEQLGGKFQDWSKISPRHQAFIDKILHSSAHIITTVRRKVDYSMDADMNGKSKVVKHGTKEITREGFEYELTSNFELINENHLVKASKDRTGLFMNKPEFVINSATGKKLMEWCNKGVSVDNIKAEILQCQTIESLKTLYAKYPSVQNKIHPLIVERKEQLDGVNNQLISNEQVIEPNHLVEDGNNSSKQ; encoded by the coding sequence ATGAAGCTACAAATAGCTCAAAGACATCAGGTCAAACTTAGGTTAGGTTTGTCCGGAGCAAGCGGATTTGGTAAAACTTATTCAGCTTTATTACTAGCCTATGGAATTACCAATGATTGGACTAAAATCGCCATTATAGACACAGAAAATGGTAGTGCAAGCTTGTATTCACATTTAGGAGATTATAATGCATTGACGTTGGAAGAGCCATACAATCCGGAAAGATATATCCAAGCTATTGAGACTTGTGAAAAATCAGGAATGGAAGTAATTATTATTGATAGCATCACTCATGAGTGGAATGGTAAAGGTGGTTGTTTAGAACTACATGAGCAGCTTGGTGGCAAGTTTCAGGATTGGTCAAAAATTTCACCAAGACATCAGGCATTTATTGATAAAATTCTACATTCAAGTGCCCACATCATCACAACAGTACGACGAAAAGTGGATTACTCGATGGATGCTGATATGAACGGCAAATCCAAAGTTGTCAAACATGGAACAAAAGAAATAACTAGAGAAGGCTTTGAATATGAACTCACCAGCAATTTTGAGTTGATCAATGAAAACCATCTAGTAAAAGCTAGCAAAGACCGTACGGGGCTTTTTATGAATAAGCCAGAGTTTGTAATTAATTCAGCAACTGGTAAGAAACTGATGGAATGGTGTAACAAAGGTGTTTCAGTTGACAACATTAAAGCAGAAATTCTACAATGTCAAACTATTGAAAGTCTCAAAACACTTTATGCCAAATACCCAAGTGTGCAAAATAAAATTCATCCACTGATAGTGGAAAGAAAAGAACAATTAGATGGAGTAAACAATCAGCTAATTTCAAACGAACAAGTAATCGAACCAAATCATTTAGTAGAAGATGGAAACAATAGTAGTAAGCAGTAG
- a CDS encoding DUF3871 family protein: METIVVSSSINNQIVDETDVIQKASSSFIEANTIKVDLNHLKNDCIIPVFSKDNESTISHFQFISKAYEVVKELFPDFSPKEPEIRVSHEIKGRIPSAIGKPAKDLLEGEKTIYYERCAFLIELHQAKEVVNGNTLTLSVGGVRSYSQENLYSKKSVEKFKIFIGYQNKVCTNLCISTDGFSNEVRISSINELQTDMTNLFSNYDRIKHLGMMERMSKFLLNEEQFAHLVGKIRMYQHLDREEQKSKQQFLLNDGQINSVVKDYFTCPNFSRDKDKNISLWNLYNLFTEANKSSYIDNNLERNVNAYEFINYLVYSLQNEQPNWFLSL, translated from the coding sequence ATGGAAACAATAGTAGTAAGCAGTAGTATCAATAATCAAATTGTTGATGAAACAGATGTGATTCAAAAAGCTTCGAGCAGTTTTATTGAAGCTAATACCATAAAGGTTGACCTGAATCATTTAAAAAATGATTGTATTATACCAGTATTTTCAAAGGATAACGAAAGCACAATCTCGCATTTTCAATTTATATCCAAAGCATACGAGGTTGTAAAAGAGTTATTCCCGGATTTTAGCCCTAAGGAGCCCGAGATTAGAGTTTCTCATGAAATCAAGGGTAGAATACCAAGTGCTATTGGAAAACCTGCTAAAGATCTTCTGGAAGGAGAAAAGACAATCTATTATGAGCGATGTGCATTCCTAATCGAATTGCATCAGGCCAAAGAAGTTGTAAATGGAAATACATTGACATTATCAGTCGGAGGGGTGCGCAGTTATAGTCAAGAGAACTTGTACAGCAAGAAATCTGTTGAAAAATTCAAAATCTTTATAGGTTATCAGAATAAGGTGTGCACTAATCTGTGCATATCAACAGATGGCTTTTCCAATGAAGTCAGAATTTCATCTATAAATGAATTGCAAACTGACATGACCAACTTGTTCAGCAATTATGACCGTATCAAGCATCTGGGAATGATGGAACGGATGTCAAAGTTTTTACTTAATGAAGAACAATTTGCTCATTTGGTCGGTAAAATTAGAATGTACCAACATTTGGATAGAGAAGAACAAAAATCAAAGCAACAATTCCTGCTGAATGACGGACAGATTAATTCGGTAGTTAAAGATTATTTCACTTGCCCAAATTTTTCAAGAGATAAGGACAAGAATATTTCACTTTGGAACTTATACAATTTGTTCACTGAAGCTAACAAAAGCAGCTACATTGATAACAATTTAGAGCGAAATGTCAATGCATACGAGTTCATCAATTACCTAGTCTATTCGCTGCAAAATGAACAACCCAACTGGTTTCTCTCATTATAA
- a CDS encoding NUMOD1 domain-containing DNA-binding protein: MERGIIYIAKNVETNQIYVGSTTREIKERIEDHLIKAKNQTGSKFQEAIYTYGTDAFIWEQIDTASSTDELAQKEIKYIEEFDSFENGYNSDKGGGFKKTIYKYNLDGSLNSTFDDLKSAGESIEATKKAISKACWNVNHTLNGYLWSYDYVEPFIPGSDNRRKEVYQFDLDGNFLEKFNSVSKASEQTAISKSGIAKCCRGERNHSGGYLWKY; encoded by the coding sequence ATGGAAAGAGGAATTATTTATATAGCTAAAAATGTAGAAACCAATCAAATTTATGTAGGTTCTACCACAAGAGAAATAAAAGAGCGTATTGAAGATCATCTCATAAAAGCTAAAAATCAAACTGGGAGTAAGTTTCAAGAGGCAATTTACACTTATGGTACTGATGCATTTATTTGGGAACAAATTGATACAGCATCTTCAACTGATGAATTGGCTCAAAAAGAAATAAAGTACATTGAGGAATTTGATTCCTTTGAAAACGGTTATAACTCGGATAAAGGAGGAGGATTTAAGAAAACTATTTATAAGTATAATTTAGATGGTTCATTGAATTCAACTTTTGATGACCTTAAAAGTGCTGGAGAAAGCATTGAGGCTACTAAAAAAGCAATTAGTAAAGCTTGTTGGAATGTAAACCATACTTTAAACGGTTACCTGTGGAGTTATGATTATGTTGAACCGTTCATACCTGGTTCGGACAATAGAAGAAAAGAAGTCTACCAATTTGATTTAGATGGAAACTTTTTAGAAAAGTTCAACTCTGTATCCAAAGCATCAGAGCAAACTGCAATATCAAAATCTGGAATTGCAAAATGTTGCAGAGGGGAGAGGAATCATTCTGGAGGATATCTTTGGAAGTATTAA